One region of Chlorobiota bacterium genomic DNA includes:
- the der gene encoding ribosome biogenesis GTPase Der: MKRVVAIVGRPNVGKSTLFNRILQRRDAIVENEPGVTRDRHYGEAEWAGKKFSLVDTGGFVPESSDVFELAIREQAEIAIEESDSLIFVVDARDGLTSIDQEIAIMLRRSGKKVVLVVNKADNEKYDQEAVDFYNMGLGEPYPISAMNGRHIGDVLDVVTQDFPQSDMSEEEEGGPLKIALIGRPNVGKSSITNAMLGQERAIVTPIAGTTRDSIDSTLRYHGQEITLIDTAGLRKRKRVKESVELFSIIRTTRAIERCDVAIVVIDAVEGLERQDAKVIVEAAEKRKGLMIAVNKWDLVEKDTMTSKRFQDAIYEALPTFDYIPIAFVSAVTRQRLVKLIELAQQVHAERHKRINTSQLNDVILEAIKNHPPPAVKGHDLRINFIQQPQAAPPVFLCYTNYPELVPENYTRFLEGVIRKHYGFVGAPITIVYKQKNRLRTSGYSTRTM; this comes from the coding sequence ATGAAGCGAGTAGTCGCAATTGTGGGCCGTCCGAACGTCGGGAAATCCACACTGTTCAACCGCATCCTGCAACGCCGTGATGCCATTGTGGAAAACGAGCCAGGGGTCACCCGCGACCGCCATTACGGCGAGGCCGAGTGGGCGGGGAAGAAATTCTCGCTGGTGGATACCGGGGGCTTCGTCCCGGAAAGCTCCGACGTGTTCGAGCTTGCCATCCGCGAGCAAGCGGAGATCGCCATCGAGGAATCCGACTCCCTCATCTTTGTGGTGGATGCCCGCGACGGGCTAACCTCCATTGACCAGGAAATCGCCATCATGCTTCGCCGTTCTGGCAAGAAGGTGGTGCTGGTTGTCAACAAAGCCGACAACGAGAAGTACGACCAAGAAGCGGTGGATTTCTACAACATGGGGCTTGGGGAGCCATACCCGATTTCGGCGATGAACGGGCGGCACATTGGCGACGTTCTTGACGTTGTCACCCAAGATTTTCCGCAAAGTGATATGAGCGAGGAGGAGGAGGGAGGGCCGCTGAAAATCGCTTTGATTGGAAGGCCGAACGTTGGGAAAAGCTCCATCACCAACGCCATGTTGGGGCAGGAACGCGCAATCGTCACCCCGATTGCCGGAACCACCCGCGACTCCATTGACAGCACGCTTCGCTACCACGGCCAGGAGATCACCCTGATTGATACCGCCGGATTGCGGAAACGGAAGCGGGTGAAAGAATCGGTGGAGCTTTTTTCCATCATCCGAACCACCCGCGCAATCGAGCGTTGCGACGTTGCCATTGTGGTGATTGACGCGGTGGAGGGCCTTGAGCGGCAGGACGCAAAGGTGATTGTTGAGGCCGCCGAAAAACGGAAAGGGTTGATGATTGCCGTCAACAAATGGGATCTGGTGGAGAAGGACACCATGACCTCGAAGCGATTCCAGGACGCGATCTACGAAGCATTGCCGACGTTCGATTATATCCCCATCGCGTTCGTCTCGGCAGTAACGCGCCAGCGGTTGGTGAAGCTGATTGAGCTTGCCCAGCAGGTCCATGCCGAACGCCACAAACGGATTAACACCAGCCAGCTGAATGATGTGATCTTGGAGGCAATCAAGAACCATCCGCCACCAGCAGTGAAGGGGCACGACCTGCGGATCAATTTTATCCAACAGCCGCAAGCCGCCCCGCCCGTGTTCCTTTGCTACACGAACTACCCCGAGCTTGTGCCGGAGAACTACACCCGATTTTTGGAAGGAGTGATCCGCAAGCATTACGGCTTTGTTGGGGCACCGATCACGATCGTCTATAAACAGAAAAACCGGCTGCGGACATCGGGCTACTCCACACGGACGATGTAG
- a CDS encoding dipeptidase — translation MTQDTLAYIDQHLERFIEELKEFLRIPSISAQPEHTPDTRRAAEYVANEARRIGLENAAVMETDGYPVVYADWLHAEGKPTVLIYGHYDVQPAEPLELWTSPAFQPEIRGEDIYARGSIDDKGQVHLHLKAIEAMLQTRGTLPVNVKLIIEGEEEVGSPNLVPFVVANRQLLGCDAVMISDTTMYDYDMPSITYGLRGLAYLELHVTGSDRDLHSGMFGGAIANPINALATLIAKMKDSNGRITLPGFYDDAIDVSPEERAELARLPYDPETYPKMLGITTTTGEAGYTDLERLWARPTLDVCGIWGGYQGDGAKTVLPAKAGAKISMRLVANQSPEKVAQQLRQFVQENLPEGVRAEVVDLHGGPPALTPTDSAPVQAALVALEKAFGVKPFLIRSGGSIPIVADFERELAAPVVMMGFGLPDQNAHAPDEKMNLKNYHRGIKSAAFFLEEFATSNR, via the coding sequence ATGACACAGGACACACTGGCCTACATTGACCAACACCTTGAACGTTTCATCGAAGAACTGAAGGAGTTTCTTCGCATCCCCTCAATCTCGGCACAGCCGGAACACACCCCCGACACCCGCCGCGCAGCCGAATACGTGGCCAACGAAGCGCGCCGCATCGGCCTGGAGAATGCTGCGGTGATGGAAACCGACGGCTACCCCGTGGTCTATGCCGATTGGCTTCATGCCGAAGGGAAACCAACGGTCCTGATTTATGGCCATTACGACGTGCAGCCGGCCGAGCCGCTGGAGCTTTGGACCTCGCCAGCGTTCCAGCCGGAAATCCGTGGCGAGGATATCTACGCCCGCGGATCCATTGATGACAAAGGCCAGGTGCACCTTCACCTGAAAGCGATTGAGGCGATGCTGCAAACCCGTGGCACGCTTCCGGTGAACGTGAAGTTGATTATTGAGGGGGAGGAGGAGGTTGGCTCCCCCAATCTTGTTCCGTTTGTGGTGGCCAACCGCCAGCTGCTTGGCTGCGACGCGGTGATGATTAGCGACACGACGATGTACGATTATGATATGCCCTCGATCACCTACGGCTTGCGCGGGTTGGCATATCTGGAGCTTCATGTCACCGGATCGGACCGGGACTTGCACAGCGGGATGTTTGGCGGGGCAATCGCCAACCCGATCAACGCGCTTGCAACGCTGATTGCCAAGATGAAAGATTCGAACGGGCGCATCACCCTTCCCGGCTTCTACGACGACGCGATTGACGTTAGCCCAGAAGAACGCGCCGAGCTTGCACGGCTTCCCTACGACCCCGAAACCTACCCGAAGATGTTGGGGATCACCACCACCACGGGGGAGGCGGGCTACACCGATCTTGAGCGGCTGTGGGCGCGCCCAACGCTGGACGTGTGTGGCATCTGGGGCGGGTATCAGGGGGATGGCGCAAAGACGGTGCTTCCGGCAAAAGCGGGCGCAAAAATCTCGATGCGGCTGGTGGCCAATCAATCGCCCGAAAAAGTGGCCCAGCAGTTGCGGCAGTTCGTCCAGGAGAATTTGCCGGAAGGTGTTCGCGCCGAAGTGGTGGACCTGCATGGCGGCCCCCCCGCGCTGACCCCAACGGACTCCGCGCCGGTTCAAGCGGCGTTGGTGGCGTTGGAAAAAGCCTTTGGGGTGAAGCCGTTCCTGATCCGCAGCGGCGGCTCGATTCCGATTGTGGCCGATTTCGAGCGGGAGCTGGCGGCCCCGGTGGTGATGATGGGCTTTGGGCTGCCGGACCAAAACGCCCACGCCCCCGACGAAAAAATGAACCTGAAGAATTATCACCGGGGAATCAAAAGCGCAGCGTTCTTCTTGGAAGAATTTGCCACCAGCAACCGGTAA
- the thrS gene encoding threonine--tRNA ligase gives MIHITLLDGSVREFQSGVTGMEIAEAISSGLARNVLGIFVNDQPYDLSRPITEDAFIRFVKFDDEEGKAIFWHSSAHLMAEAIEALFPGTKFGIGPPVENGFYYDMDIANGHTLTPDDLANVEAKMAELAKADSKFKRIPVTWQEAVEYFQQKGDEYKLELLEDFKDREITLYQQGNFTDLCRGTHVPSTGVIKAVKLTSVSSAYWRGDIKRKQLQRVYGVSFPKKAMLDEHMAMLEEAKKRDHRKLGRELELFLITPEIGLGLPLWLPKGTALRETLENFLRGEQKKRGYTPVVTPHIGNLNLYRTSGHYPYYAESQFTPIKLEEDEEYLLKPMNCPHHCHIFASKPRSYRDLPIRLAEFGTVYRYEKSGQLNGLTRVRGFTVDDSHLFVRPDQVEEELMSVLSLIKFVMAVLGFKDFTIRLSLRDPNNKTKYVGGDELWENAEAALLKVAEAVGLEFNIGIGEAAFYGPKIDFMVRDAIGRQWQLGTLQLDYNLPERFNLEYTGSDGQKHRPVMIHRAPFGSLERFIGVLIEHYAGNFPFWLAPVQAIVLPLSEHYMDYAKHVQKRLDSLGFRVELDDRSEKLGYKIREAEMQKIPYMLIVGAKEQEAESASVRVHGEGDKGMKPLDQIIAEFYDLNNVEKLAATAHAESAIEIKHHEAIEHAVPDARE, from the coding sequence ATGATCCACATCACACTGCTGGACGGCTCGGTCCGCGAATTCCAAAGCGGGGTGACGGGGATGGAGATCGCCGAAGCGATTAGCTCCGGCCTGGCCCGGAACGTCCTTGGCATCTTCGTCAACGATCAACCCTACGACCTTAGCCGCCCCATCACCGAAGATGCCTTCATCCGCTTCGTCAAGTTCGACGATGAAGAAGGGAAAGCAATCTTCTGGCACAGCAGCGCGCACTTGATGGCCGAGGCTATCGAGGCGCTGTTCCCCGGGACCAAATTCGGTATTGGCCCACCGGTGGAGAACGGTTTTTACTACGACATGGACATCGCCAACGGCCACACACTTACGCCTGATGACCTTGCCAACGTGGAAGCAAAAATGGCCGAGCTGGCAAAGGCCGACTCCAAGTTCAAACGGATACCCGTTACGTGGCAGGAAGCCGTTGAGTACTTCCAACAAAAAGGGGATGAGTACAAACTGGAGTTGCTGGAGGACTTCAAGGACCGGGAAATCACCCTGTACCAGCAGGGGAATTTCACGGACCTTTGCCGAGGCACGCACGTCCCATCCACGGGGGTGATTAAGGCGGTGAAGCTGACATCGGTCAGCAGCGCGTACTGGCGTGGGGACATCAAGCGGAAGCAATTGCAGCGGGTGTACGGGGTCAGCTTCCCCAAAAAAGCGATGCTGGATGAGCACATGGCGATGCTGGAGGAAGCCAAAAAACGGGACCACCGCAAACTTGGCCGCGAGCTTGAGCTGTTCCTTATCACGCCAGAAATCGGGCTTGGATTGCCACTGTGGCTTCCCAAAGGAACGGCCCTGCGCGAAACGTTGGAGAACTTCCTGCGAGGCGAACAAAAGAAGCGCGGATACACGCCGGTGGTGACGCCCCACATCGGCAATCTGAACCTGTACCGCACCAGCGGCCACTACCCTTACTACGCCGAAAGCCAGTTCACGCCGATCAAGTTGGAAGAGGATGAGGAGTATCTGCTGAAGCCGATGAACTGCCCGCACCACTGCCACATCTTTGCCAGCAAGCCGCGCAGCTACCGCGATTTGCCGATCCGGTTGGCGGAGTTTGGGACGGTGTATCGCTACGAGAAATCGGGGCAGCTGAATGGGCTGACGCGGGTTCGCGGATTCACCGTGGACGACTCCCACCTGTTCGTCCGCCCGGACCAGGTGGAGGAAGAGCTGATGAGCGTGCTGAGCCTTATCAAGTTCGTCATGGCGGTGCTTGGCTTCAAGGATTTCACCATCCGCCTTAGCCTGCGCGACCCCAACAACAAAACGAAGTACGTGGGGGGCGACGAACTGTGGGAAAACGCCGAAGCAGCCTTGCTGAAGGTTGCCGAAGCTGTTGGCCTAGAGTTCAACATCGGGATTGGCGAAGCGGCCTTCTACGGTCCCAAAATTGACTTCATGGTCCGCGATGCCATTGGCCGCCAGTGGCAGCTTGGGACGCTTCAGCTTGACTACAACCTTCCGGAGCGTTTCAACTTGGAGTACACCGGGTCCGACGGCCAAAAGCACCGCCCGGTGATGATCCACCGCGCACCGTTCGGTTCGTTGGAGCGATTCATTGGGGTTTTGATTGAGCATTACGCCGGCAACTTCCCCTTCTGGCTGGCTCCGGTTCAAGCCATTGTGCTGCCGCTATCGGAGCATTACATGGACTACGCCAAGCACGTTCAGAAACGGCTGGACAGCTTGGGCTTCCGCGTGGAGCTGGACGACCGCTCGGAGAAGTTGGGGTACAAAATCCGCGAGGCGGAGATGCAGAAGATTCCGTACATGCTGATTGTTGGGGCAAAGGAGCAGGAGGCCGAATCGGCATCGGTGCGGGTCCATGGCGAGGGGGACAAGGGGATGAAGCCGCTGGACCAGATCATTGCCGAGTTCTACGACTTGAACAACGTGGAGAAGCTGGCCGCAACCGCACACGCGGAATCGGCCATCGAGATTAAGCACCACGAGGCCATCGAGCACGCCGTCCCCGACGCACGCGAGTAA
- a CDS encoding LD-carboxypeptidase: MISSTSILLPAALKRGDTIGVVAPSSPQRDDERLKAGIRYFESLGYRVVVGENLWKRYGYLAGTDQERIADLNAMIRNPQVKMIIAGRGGYGMTRILHHVDYRALRRSPKIIVGFSDLTALNLAVLRKCAMASFSGAMPGVDFWNPTQVDPFAEEYFWRAVTSRRPLGTIRQPENSPIEGLHGGIAEGPLIAGNLTLVAALVGTPFFPKLRSGILLVEEIGEEAYRVDRLFSQLHNAGQLAAIGGLAFGQFTNAKPTRVSVEPLPMEEVFAEYVRRAGKPAIGGVLYGHIPTKLTLPLGVRCRIDGKRGTFRVMEPGVA, translated from the coding sequence ATGATCTCTTCAACATCAATCCTCCTTCCTGCAGCCCTGAAACGTGGCGACACCATCGGCGTGGTTGCGCCAAGCTCGCCGCAGCGCGATGATGAACGGCTGAAAGCTGGTATCCGCTACTTCGAATCGCTGGGATACCGCGTGGTTGTTGGGGAGAACCTTTGGAAACGCTACGGCTACTTGGCCGGAACCGACCAGGAGCGCATTGCCGACCTTAACGCCATGATCCGCAACCCGCAGGTGAAGATGATTATTGCCGGGCGCGGCGGGTATGGCATGACCCGAATCCTCCACCACGTTGATTACCGCGCGCTTCGGCGTTCGCCAAAAATTATCGTTGGCTTCAGCGACCTTACCGCGCTGAACCTTGCGGTCCTGCGGAAGTGCGCAATGGCAAGTTTTTCCGGCGCAATGCCCGGCGTGGATTTCTGGAACCCCACGCAGGTTGATCCCTTTGCCGAAGAATACTTCTGGCGGGCAGTTACTTCGCGCCGCCCGTTGGGAACTATCCGCCAGCCGGAAAACTCCCCCATCGAAGGGTTGCATGGCGGAATCGCCGAAGGCCCCCTAATCGCCGGTAATCTGACGTTGGTGGCCGCGTTGGTTGGCACTCCATTTTTCCCAAAACTCCGCAGCGGAATCTTGCTTGTTGAGGAAATCGGCGAGGAGGCTTACCGTGTGGACCGGCTTTTCTCGCAGCTGCACAACGCAGGGCAATTGGCGGCGATTGGCGGGCTGGCGTTTGGGCAGTTCACCAACGCAAAACCAACACGGGTTTCGGTGGAGCCGCTGCCGATGGAGGAGGTGTTTGCCGAGTATGTTCGGCGCGCCGGGAAGCCAGCAATCGGCGGGGTGCTGTATGGCCACATCCCCACCAAACTCACGCTGCCGCTTGGCGTGCGCTGCCGAATTGACGGGAAGCGCGGGACCTTCCGGGTGATGGAGCCTGGGGTGGCGTAA
- a CDS encoding T9SS type A sorting domain-containing protein, producing MKNLQPITASFTLLCCILIAACARTDQPPAAAGGPENPRDRAAWELMRLRDPATGRIPDGISARELAFAKSLPHRPGGAFLKSLGVQEYGWQQRGPFNVGGRTRALALDRTGEDTILAGGVSGGMWRSTNAGGSWTRVTRLDMHPSVTCIQQDPRPGKERTWYYGTGELYGNSATDGGAYYLGDGVFKSTDNGVTWERVKGTGSGTPSSFDNVSDLVWNLAVDPSNRDQDEIYIAVYGEVRRTTNGGETWQRVRGGLNPSYATDVAVTDSGVVYATLSSDGSQRGIFRTGGQTWVNITPPEWPRTYNRIRIGLVPSDQNVVYFLGETPGSGALGKNFRGDSSWQSLWRYTYLSGDGTGTGGKWENLSANIPIYGTSTGDFFSQGGYDLHVTVDPHNPNNVVIGGTNLYRSTDGFASTANSKWIGGYKLWKRDSTILEDYQYPNHHPDQHAVVFSATRPGVLFSASDGGVHRSDNYLADSVEWDSLNNGYFTTQFYTVAIDHATPGSNLVIGGLQDNGSWGTSSLNSAAPWVERGTSDGAYCAVVDGGRELYLSKQLGRVYRVLLDQSGAVTGSTRVEPDSATDYMFINPFVLNPSDQKMMVMAAGRYLWRNTDLTAIPLSSTQRTTINWAKLENSRTDSASVVSAIGVSTAAPANRVWYGTSRGKLYRMDDAFVGDPQSVNVTGTEFPSGGYITAVNVDPMDGNRAVVVFSNYNVMSLFETTDAGETWTPIGGNLEEQPDGKGAGPSCRWFAFLHRPQGTLYLVATSTGLYSTKKLEGMNTVWYQEGADVIGNVVVTMIDVRQSDGYVAVATHGNGMFSTVVQALGVDDPTEATAAFSLYPNPARDHLVVMLPSDQVTEQAEITLYDHTGRAATAPMRPPIGIATHEVDLSGLPSGNYLCAVKIGKRKMVRKVMVME from the coding sequence ATGAAAAACCTGCAACCGATTACCGCTTCCTTCACGCTTCTTTGCTGCATCCTGATTGCGGCGTGCGCCCGCACCGATCAACCGCCGGCTGCTGCGGGCGGTCCCGAAAATCCCCGCGACCGCGCTGCTTGGGAGCTGATGCGGCTGCGCGACCCCGCAACCGGGCGTATCCCCGATGGAATTTCTGCGCGTGAACTTGCCTTTGCCAAGTCCTTGCCACACCGGCCCGGTGGAGCATTTCTGAAATCGCTGGGAGTGCAGGAATATGGCTGGCAGCAGCGCGGTCCGTTCAACGTTGGCGGGCGCACCCGCGCTCTGGCACTGGACCGAACCGGGGAGGATACCATCCTTGCTGGCGGCGTTTCTGGGGGGATGTGGCGGTCCACCAACGCTGGCGGAAGCTGGACCCGGGTGACGCGGTTGGATATGCACCCCAGCGTCACGTGCATCCAACAGGACCCCCGCCCCGGAAAGGAGCGGACGTGGTACTACGGAACCGGCGAACTGTACGGCAACAGCGCTACCGATGGCGGGGCCTATTACTTGGGCGATGGCGTATTCAAATCCACCGACAATGGAGTTACGTGGGAACGTGTGAAAGGAACCGGATCGGGAACCCCCAGCTCCTTCGATAACGTCTCCGATCTGGTGTGGAACCTTGCGGTGGACCCAAGCAACCGCGATCAAGATGAAATCTACATTGCCGTGTATGGTGAGGTTCGCCGCACCACCAACGGCGGCGAAACGTGGCAGCGTGTGCGGGGGGGATTGAACCCTTCCTATGCCACCGATGTTGCCGTCACCGATAGCGGTGTGGTGTATGCCACGCTTAGCAGCGATGGCTCGCAGCGGGGAATCTTCCGCACAGGGGGGCAAACATGGGTGAACATCACCCCGCCGGAGTGGCCCCGAACCTACAACCGCATCCGCATCGGCCTTGTCCCGTCGGACCAAAACGTCGTCTATTTTTTGGGGGAAACGCCTGGCAGCGGGGCATTGGGGAAGAACTTCCGGGGGGATTCATCGTGGCAAAGTTTGTGGCGATACACCTACCTAAGTGGCGACGGAACCGGCACGGGGGGGAAGTGGGAGAATCTGTCGGCCAACATCCCGATTTATGGGACCTCCACCGGGGACTTCTTCTCGCAAGGGGGCTACGACCTGCACGTCACTGTGGACCCCCACAACCCGAACAACGTGGTGATTGGCGGCACAAACCTCTACCGCTCCACCGATGGATTTGCCAGCACGGCCAACAGCAAATGGATTGGCGGGTACAAACTCTGGAAACGGGACAGTACCATCTTGGAGGATTACCAATATCCCAACCATCACCCCGACCAACACGCCGTTGTCTTCTCGGCAACGCGCCCGGGGGTGCTCTTCTCGGCAAGCGATGGTGGCGTTCACCGTAGCGATAACTACTTGGCCGACTCGGTGGAGTGGGATTCGCTGAACAATGGATATTTCACCACGCAGTTCTACACTGTAGCGATTGACCACGCAACCCCGGGAAGCAACTTGGTGATTGGTGGATTGCAGGATAACGGATCATGGGGAACCTCCAGCCTGAATTCCGCAGCACCCTGGGTTGAGCGCGGAACCAGCGACGGAGCCTACTGTGCTGTGGTAGATGGCGGGCGCGAACTCTACCTGAGCAAGCAATTGGGGCGGGTCTATCGGGTGCTGTTGGACCAGAGCGGGGCGGTGACGGGGTCCACCCGTGTTGAGCCTGATTCGGCCACCGATTACATGTTCATCAATCCGTTTGTGCTGAATCCTTCGGACCAAAAGATGATGGTGATGGCCGCCGGGCGCTACTTGTGGCGGAACACCGATCTGACGGCAATCCCGCTTTCGTCCACCCAACGGACCACCATCAACTGGGCGAAGCTGGAAAACAGCCGGACCGATTCGGCTTCGGTGGTCTCGGCCATCGGGGTTTCAACGGCTGCCCCGGCAAACCGTGTGTGGTATGGAACAAGCAGGGGGAAGCTGTACCGCATGGATGATGCGTTCGTTGGCGACCCGCAGTCGGTAAATGTCACGGGAACGGAGTTCCCATCCGGCGGCTACATCACCGCCGTGAATGTGGACCCGATGGATGGAAACCGTGCGGTTGTGGTGTTCAGCAACTACAACGTGATGAGCCTGTTTGAAACCACCGACGCTGGCGAAACCTGGACCCCGATTGGCGGGAATCTGGAAGAACAACCCGACGGGAAGGGGGCGGGGCCATCGTGCCGTTGGTTTGCGTTCCTTCACCGCCCGCAAGGGACCTTGTACCTTGTGGCCACAAGCACTGGGTTGTACTCCACCAAAAAATTGGAGGGCATGAACACCGTGTGGTATCAGGAAGGTGCCGATGTGATTGGGAATGTTGTGGTGACGATGATTGACGTTCGCCAAAGCGATGGCTACGTTGCCGTTGCAACCCACGGCAACGGGATGTTCAGCACTGTGGTGCAAGCGCTTGGCGTTGATGATCCCACCGAAGCCACGGCGGCCTTCAGCCTGTACCCCAACCCAGCCCGCGACCACCTTGTGGTGATGCTTCCTTCGGACCAAGTAACCGAGCAGGCGGAGATCACCCTGTACGACCACACCGGCCGGGCCGCCACCGCGCCGATGCGCCCGCCAATCGGAATCGCCACGCATGAGGTGGACCTTAGCGGCCTTCCATCGGGGAATTACTTGTGCGCGGTGAAGATTGGGAAAAGGAAGATGGTGAGAAAGGTGATGGTGATGGAGTAG
- the dacB gene encoding D-alanyl-D-alanine carboxypeptidase/D-alanyl-D-alanine-endopeptidase, which yields MTPAAGNSIANAALLRSFALLAAMVIAGPATANAQHPPSTGTGRTEHRVALARLARDLDGILADRNFADATWGVSVVSCQDGDQVYRFQDRRNRQMASNIKLLTTITALNKLGSSFRFSTEVIATGEVVNGDLQGDLVIRCSGDPSISPSFGINPQEVLQGWARTLDSLGIRSVRHIVVDASLFDTIPYAPGWAWDDETFGFNAPISGAAMYDNSIAVTVAPGKAAGKPVQIDVSPSTAYVTLRVTAQTTRSDSVATLDIHRDRGSAVIVVAGNIAAGAEPYTEHISIEQPSVFFATLVREELGRSGIEVRGGAYDANHAPLHDAPRTSRRIALYLSPELRQIAAATNKQSLNLSAEMLLKAMGERTFGVGSTASGIEVVKRQLSTVGIDVERLRLADGSGLSRQAMISAADMTTLLRWAYRKPALFRDVLSTLSVAGTDGTLATRMAGTAAEGNVFGKTGYMGGVRALSGYVRTRDGEWLAFSIAVNNYTVPTALVNKAHDQILTRLANFSRKS from the coding sequence ATGACACCCGCCGCCGGAAACAGCATCGCCAACGCCGCCCTGCTCCGCAGTTTTGCGCTGCTGGCGGCAATGGTGATTGCAGGCCCGGCAACCGCAAACGCACAGCATCCCCCTTCCACCGGAACAGGCCGCACCGAGCATCGGGTGGCGCTGGCACGGTTGGCGCGGGACCTTGACGGAATCCTTGCCGACCGCAATTTTGCCGATGCAACATGGGGCGTTTCCGTTGTTAGCTGCCAGGATGGGGACCAGGTCTATCGCTTCCAGGACCGCCGCAACCGGCAAATGGCCAGCAATATCAAGCTGCTTACCACCATCACCGCGCTGAACAAACTGGGCAGCTCCTTCCGCTTTTCCACCGAAGTGATTGCCACCGGGGAAGTGGTTAATGGCGACTTGCAAGGGGACCTGGTGATCCGCTGCAGTGGCGACCCCTCGATCTCGCCAAGTTTTGGGATCAACCCGCAGGAGGTTCTGCAAGGGTGGGCGCGCACGCTCGATTCGCTTGGGATCCGCTCGGTCCGCCACATTGTGGTGGATGCTTCCCTGTTCGACACCATCCCCTACGCCCCGGGCTGGGCGTGGGACGACGAAACGTTTGGGTTCAACGCCCCCATTAGCGGCGCGGCGATGTACGATAACAGCATCGCCGTCACCGTCGCGCCAGGGAAGGCTGCGGGGAAGCCGGTCCAGATTGATGTCTCCCCCTCCACCGCCTACGTCACCCTTCGCGTCACCGCGCAAACCACCCGCTCCGATTCGGTGGCAACGCTGGACATCCATCGCGACCGTGGAAGCGCGGTGATTGTGGTTGCGGGAAATATTGCTGCCGGGGCCGAGCCGTACACCGAGCATATCAGCATCGAGCAGCCCTCTGTTTTTTTTGCAACGCTGGTCCGCGAGGAGTTAGGGCGAAGCGGGATTGAGGTTCGCGGCGGGGCGTATGATGCCAACCACGCCCCGTTGCACGATGCCCCCCGAACCTCGCGCCGGATTGCCCTGTACCTTTCCCCCGAACTGCGCCAGATTGCCGCGGCAACCAACAAGCAAAGCCTGAACCTTTCCGCCGAGATGCTCCTGAAGGCCATGGGGGAACGGACCTTCGGCGTTGGCTCCACAGCTTCCGGAATTGAGGTGGTGAAGCGGCAACTGAGCACCGTAGGCATTGACGTTGAGCGGCTTCGGCTGGCCGATGGGTCGGGGCTTTCGCGCCAGGCAATGATTTCGGCTGCGGACATGACCACACTGCTCCGTTGGGCGTATCGCAAACCAGCGTTGTTCCGCGACGTTCTTAGCACGCTTTCGGTGGCCGGCACCGATGGGACGCTTGCCACACGCATGGCCGGAACCGCTGCCGAAGGGAACGTGTTCGGGAAGACGGGCTACATGGGTGGGGTTCGCGCGCTTAGCGGCTACGTCCGCACCCGCGACGGCGAATGGCTGGCGTTCAGCATCGCCGTCAACAACTACACCGTCCCGACGGCATTGGTGAACAAGGCTCACGACCAAATTTTAACACGGCTTGCCAACTTCAGCCGTAAAAGTTGA
- a CDS encoding flavin reductase, whose product MFRSDYDRWKDLPPVSPDELRQALRQFASGVTIVTTQHDGIRYGITVSAFASVTLQPPTVMVSINSESQLADMIQESQAFAVHILAEDQAELSQRFSAAIDGDEKFGNLPVAEGVNGVPILDHAMARFECVLDRTIRVGTHVVMFGKVVGTDSDPDPAWPLLYYHREYHRLNRPEQSTQQP is encoded by the coding sequence ATGTTCCGATCCGATTACGACCGCTGGAAGGACCTACCGCCCGTTTCGCCCGATGAGCTGCGCCAGGCGTTGCGGCAGTTTGCCAGCGGTGTCACGATTGTGACGACCCAGCATGACGGAATCCGGTACGGCATCACCGTTTCGGCGTTTGCTTCGGTGACGTTGCAGCCGCCAACGGTGATGGTCTCGATCAACAGCGAAAGCCAGTTGGCCGATATGATCCAGGAGTCGCAGGCGTTTGCGGTCCATATCCTTGCCGAGGATCAAGCCGAGCTTTCGCAGCGGTTCAGCGCGGCCATTGATGGGGATGAGAAATTCGGGAACCTTCCGGTGGCCGAAGGGGTTAATGGTGTTCCAATCTTGGACCACGCAATGGCGCGGTTCGAGTGCGTGTTGGATAGAACAATCCGCGTTGGAACCCATGTGGTGATGTTCGGCAAAGTTGTCGGCACCGACTCGGACCCCGATCCCGCTTGGCCATTGCTTTATTATCACCGTGAGTATCACCGGCTGAACCGTCCGGAACAATCCACGCAGCAACCATGA